The window caatctcacaaccatacattcaaagtaagacacattaacattacttttttatctaaacttttatttaatataacgatgaagttaaaccaataacaattattaatatcgattattaaaaaaataattttattatacttagaatttgattaaaccaatagcagtatctgaaatattttccatttattttcccatcaagcctatctggtccatttcaaccattaaacctattgttagtaaattcgagtccaaagacattgcaataaataattgtaaatgtttaactcagaagatcgaaaatagatccgaaaaaaagtatggaaaaattaaatgaaatacaataacttttttaaaaataatagagaattacataaaaacatcaattaatcaaatgttcaaacaaccaccccattaacagctaaacaatatcctaaccgatcataaaattaatttctaacgttactaagtttatattgggaaattttattatattctaacgaaatagcgttttgtaagtttagattctcaaattttacactttttaaatgaccccacaaaaagaagtcattcggtgaaagatcaggtgacctggctggccaagatatccggtaccgtggaccaataatattgccgttaaaagcattttccaagcactccacgtaaccatacgggcattatgggctgGGCAATcgtccatttggtaccagatcatttgatcttcctgaacaacttcttccaaggcgagtccaatttgattttgaaataagtccaaataggtttcagctgttaggttatagtccataaaaagggtccaatgatatggtgtccgataattcccacgaatacatttgttttttggggatattgtgtccgagtatgaacaaagcgatgttcattggctccaataccgacaattctgaacatttggttcattgttgagagtaaatgtacattcattggtaaaacaaatatttcttaaaaaattcctatcattatttgctctttccatcattttaaaacaaaatgccattcttcgctcttcatctccttcctgcagctcttgatgtttttcgaattcatacgaataatatttgtttttttttaaagtgcgcaataccgttgtatgatgtttaattacctcttgcccaagaaccctcgtactaaccatcttgtttgcctccacactcagtagaatattaagatctctgttctctctttcttcggctctattttcgatatcctgagttgaacatttacaattatttattacggtacctttggactcgaacttattgacaatacgtttaatagttgaaatggacggaatgggcttggtggggaaataaactgaaagcatttcagatactgctctaaaactgtttcccgcataatgccacttaattatggctattttttcgtcgattgaataattcatacttgttttcaaatatcgactgtcactgatttattgacactttttctcacgtcagtgacaatattcattttactggtgatcgtttggttttacctgaaccgaaaatttgctaattttgcaattacatttaattgaataatacaagattcgcttattaaagttttttgaaactttgcacaagggtttgccagattggtttcttcaaaaagttatcgcGCGAGTCGAAAAAAAAgtcgacgcaccacccggtatatattaAGTTATTACATATGGTAATGCTAAAATGGGCTGCTAAAAGTCCACGATCATGCATGTCCACAATCATATGTGTTGTCTTAGCTGTAGaggaatttctttaaaaaatataggttgGGTTTTCCTGTAGGAAACCAAAATAAGATTCGCCTGTGTAAAGAAATACGAAGAGATTACATGGTCACCAATTACCCTAAACCATACATTTATTGAAAACGGATGCTGAAAATAGTTCATGAGGATTTTTCTCAGCTCATAAGAGATGATTATGGAAATTTCGCCTAAAAGTAGTCTCTTCCGATATAGGCGAGAAAAAAGCCTCTAGGTAATAGAGTAGAAAGAGAGATGCTGGTCAgattatttttatcagagtcATAAAACATACTCACACACACAGAGCTTGCACACGTTGGATatgataaaaatgttaaatacggTGAAGCTGCTTACATTGATTATGTTTGACTTACATTTTTTGAGTACTTACTTCAGGTGAGTCTGCAATTAACTCGAGAACCGTTTTCTTTTAGTTGCACAGTTCGTAGTTATCCCGGAAGCTCCCATTCAGTTTGTTATTTGAAAGTCCATTTTGAGGCAAAGTTTGGTGAAGACAAGCAAATGTTATATTACGGGATATTCTACGTCCTAAATACAGCTCAGCATGCAATTGTCgagctttttatatttaacatagaacatagataaatatttacttctagacaatatattaaataatgtaattcaGCTCATGGAAAAAaggcaagaaatattttttatcaaattaaacttttgaattgaattttgaaaaattagttctaATTTGGAATTTCTTAGTGGCGTACcacttttttctttaagaaaattaagacCATTACCCGTATGCGCGCCAGTGATCAACATAACAGTCTTAATTCTATGACAAAAAATGCGCAATAACTTCGTTTTAAAACccaaaatttcatttgcatatcTCAACCGCAATACGCAATCAAGCATGATTggttatatttttaactattcTAAGTATTTCAATTTGTCGAGTATCAAAAGATTACgacatacaaaataattatttaatttttgtaatcttTGTTTGAGTTTAGACGTTGTTTAGTCAGTAGTTAAATGccgaatattaaatttaatttgatcgTTTCCACCTGCGAAAATAATGGAATGGGCATTAACGGAGACTTACCATGGAGAATACcgtaagtaaaatattttttaatagtcttCTTAAAGGTCAgtaatttatcataaaaacaaTTACGCAGTTTACGTGGAAGCGGAAACAAAACACTAATGAAGAAATTTTACTGTTTCACAACTTCGCACGTTGTTTCATCAtatctttactttttgtcgGTTTCTCACGCATGGATCAAAAGAAACACAAGGCTAAAGATCAGAACGCACGAGCATAGCGTATACACTCTGGTTTCTATCATCTGTCGTTGTATTTAAGGCCATTCTGAAACTTATGTAGTCTTTTATTGATATGAGTGATAATTTGAGAtcttttaaaaggattttataTCATATAAAAAACTACGATAAAGAATTGGCAACAGTTTAATTCAGACTGATATAGTCGTATATCTAAGGTCCAGTGAAgattttgcaattatttttagaatgcataacattaataaattatattgataTGTATTACATAACATTTTAGATAtattgatatacagggtgttttcaaAGTTGGCTCATTTATTTTAACCACTTGGAGGACTATAAATATAGGACATCAAAAGAAGTttatataccaaaaatcacctatataaaatttgcataataaaagaaatagtaAGGGAGCCCCATCGTGCTGATAATACATTTGCATTTTAAAGTTTAGAGTGATGTGAAACTGAGACTAACACATGTCAGAAGAGCAAAACGGACCAAGCAATCGGTACTTATAGCATTTGTGATAAGAAGCtgtaaactatttaaaacattttaattacgctataattgaaaaaaaatgcaaatcgGATAAcatgagtttaaaaaaattattttcacggGTAAAATACTCATCTGGAGTTTAGTGCGTTCCTCCCAACTCACCCTTTATATAAAACCTTTAATTTGATGTaggtttttttagtttttgacatATAAGGCTTATACCCTAAGCCTTCTGTTATATACAACTCCTAAATATCTAACTACAATCGAATGTCTTTGATAAATCAGATATTAATATAGTCGCTAACTTCTTATCCATGTATTGcatcattaaaatttgttaaagcGCTTGCCGTACTAAAACCGGGGAGAAAACCTGACTGAGTTGCATGTAGCAAGCCCGCATCATTAAGTAACAAAAACATCTATCTGTACCCAAGAATTTTGCTTAAAACTGGCAGAAGACTCATAGATTTTTAGGGTGTAATTTGACCTTGAGCAAAGACAGACTGACAGAACAGGACTATCATCCCTCACCATAAAAAGTAGCATATCATAGATACTCACTGCATTGGACTTGcccaaaatcaaagtcaaattcTATGGGATTATGCTATTTGACCAAAAAAATCTGTGAGATCCTTATTAGCTCTCTTCTGATcataatattgattaaaaaacagttattaattaatattgtataTCTACTGGCAACTCTGGCTGCCATAAACTCCAGCTGTCTGCATAAATAGCGTTTGCATAAACTTGTGGTGTCTTCACTAGAAACATATTTTAGATAAGCAGTTTTTTCTCGCCTCACAGACAGTAGGACAAGGCTTCTAAACCTTTTATAGCTATTTGAATTATTTCTGGTTTTAATTCGTTTAAGTATATTAAAAGAGATATTACTCGCTTTTAAGAGGTATGTGGTAACTAGTTATTAccaaattgaaaatatcaaGGCATAATGAACTTTTGCACATAggtgatttattatttagattggaCATATTTAGCTATTCGAGGAAGAATTGCTACCTTCCGTAAATAGAGGATgtcaaaattgttaaattgtttcAATAGAAAGTACTAGTGGACTCtattaatttactttattatcTTCATCGAACGATCGCAGATTATAAGATACTGAATCAATTAAcgtaataaatgaaacaaacttGTACAATACAATTATATGTCCATTTATTAGCTCCAAATACGCCGAAATGGAGCAGTTTTAGAATATGGCGGATGTAAACTATAAACTGTCTTAGCTATTTTTACGCATACTTAATTTGGTCATATTTACACTGACTCTTAATTCTACACTAACAGATAACTTACTTCTTACACTTAGTAACAATCATACTTGCACTCTAATAGCGGGGTTAAGTACTTTAACCTATTACACACAACGACCAAAATCGTAACAGGAGACTTTTGGGTTTGTAAAGATATGTTTTTAATCAGGTTCAGCGTATAAAAGCATTTATGGACCTTTACTAGGTCACTAAGAATGTAAAGAGAATCATAAAATTATGGACATAAAccgaataaaaatataatattaataaaaacacatCTTGATGACAGAAAAGAACGTTAGGTTATTTCCCAACAGTATCTGGGTAAAAATATGTGAGAAATTgccgtaattttttttccataacaGCAActctttagaaaatattttattttagaaaattaaatggcaATCCACATTTTGCTTTCAGATCTGAAACcgaatattatctacaaataacAACTGAATGCAAAGaacaatctaaaaaaaatgctataatcTTGGGACGAAAGTCATGGGAGGCTACACCATGGAAACCGCATCCAAATTGCATTAATCTAATTTTAACCAGATCAGATGACTTAGATTTGTCTGGATATCCCGACACTTACACATGTAAAAGTCTGGCGGATGCCGTACAAAAACTAGAGGAGgatgaagatttaaaaaagagaGTTGGAGATGTTTGGATTACTGGAGGATCAACTGTATATAAGGtagtattttgttaaataataatctgGAGCAACACTTcaaatctgattttttttaggaTGCTTTAAATAGTAAACATTTCTATCGTCTATACCACACTAGAATTTTCCATCCTTATGAATGTGATACATATTTTCCTACAATACCTCAACATGTTAAAAGAGTAGAGTAAgtacaattaataatttttttaaataatcatttgtttgcttaaattttaataagcaagtaaaatcaatataattagtttacaattattaatatcgAAGAACTCGTCagaattcattattttataatattagttaaTTAAATCTAGTAAAAGACTGAAGGAAAGAAAtacttcttttattaatttaagataCTAAAAGCTTCAGCGTACTGActgatcataaaaaaattaattgacacATCGTAAGTTAATCAAGTCTATTTTTTGGCTTATTCATTAACCTGTTCCGCAAACAAACGAACAAATTTTTTGATGTCATAATAAAAGTCTTACACAGGTCAGAAgaggaaagaaaaaatatgtattgATTTAAGATAAACATACAttacatatataaatacatttgaCAAAATATTATCTCTCGCCGTTATAGGGAAAAAACACTATTTACATCAGCAGCGTAGCCACATATCAGTAGTGGTGTAGTATCAAGGTAGTAGTGTCAAATACTGAGTTCCATAAGAAGCCTTTGAGTGGACATATGCCAAATATACAGATGTTGTAACAAGTGTCGAAATATTTACAGTTGCTACGGAACGCAAAAGCtccaaaagaaatttttgtaaaGGGCATCATTTAGGCATATGTAGGCTATATGTGCATTCCATAATAGTTTTCAACCCAGTTTCACTCCCAAAAACGTTGCTGGTTCATTAGGGAAATTcaaatctgtatttttttatgcattcaTACAACTGATTAGTAGCAAACCAACCAGTGACAATCGATTGTGTCGTAACCCTAACCTGAAAGTGATCAATGTTTAAATTCTTCTTATCAacagttatattattttatctttatgaAATATACAAGGTCGATATCGACTAAAGTCCAGGTTCCATCTACTCTTTCAAGAGAACGCATTAAACTTTCACGGGATAGATATGGGTTCTATTCATTCTATACATTCCATATTCTATGCTGTTTAGGGAATCGAAGATTACGCAttgtctaaaatatttgcacttCCTCTCACCATCACCACTTTCCCTCATCGCAGAGCGGCCGCCTCCCATCGTCTGATATGTATttgcggtttttatttttacaaaataacaataataatatcggCATGACTCATTTTGCTGGGTGACACTGCACTGTTGGATTTTAGAGcactattattttttctcaactgagtatggctgtttatactccTTCCGAAagaattcaaattattaaagggttttatggaggcaatacGGCAGAAGAATGtaggaatatatttttaattacatttgaatATAGACCGGTTCCTTGCGAGGAATGAATTTTAAAGGCGGTCTCTGATTTCGAATTTTAGACATCCTTTTGTCTTTAAGATTGCCTGATCATTTTAAGTGCAAGAACCTTCTATCGAAAGACTCCAGGAGCAAGAACAAATTGAAGAAATTGTTTGTAGTGCCCTAGAAGTGGATTCAACACGATGAAGAAGAGAAGAAGAGTagtagaagtgttggagaggaactgggtatgATCCATAAAATTGTTACCAGTATTTGAAGACTGGAATGTTAAAAAACCATGAtgggaaagtaaataaaaataaaaattgtttacgaaatattctatttttagattttttttccattatatgTGTTTCTAAAGCCTGCAtccgaaaaatattttagaaaccaAATGCAGCCTGCGAATATCAGAGTATATGAAATATATACGTGCGCGTTGCAACATTTCGCTTTTAATCACCTCTCTATGCATAATGTTCCATTCTTAAACCTGTATATTATTCATACATGAAAccaatatgttatttatttaccgACTGACGCAAGTTTTTTTTccctaaaactttattttaacagataattttGAAGTTTCACATGTAAGAATTCGAGATTAATCTGGATTAAATGACgcattcaattatttttatcaattccGATTCTACCGGCAATGCcaatattttctgctttttaATATGACGTTAGGTTcagcataaaaaattatgatatttggATACCTAATATAAAATGACTATTTGctaaaataatcattaatttaGAGTGTAgattcaattttgattttacaCAATTTATATACAATTCATCTGAGTTCAATCCAGGCAAATCCAAAGTCTAATTCTATTCTTTTGCTAATAGAGTGACAAAAAAGTTGTTTAAGTACGCTTGAATCTCCAAGTCGATAACGTTCAAATTCCTTGTTTGACTCACGCCAAGAGGTTTGGGTTTGGATATTCCAAATTATTTGTGGTTTCGAGATTATATAAAAGTTAAGGAATAAATGTTCAACGCTGCTTCCTATCTACTTTCGTCGTCATTTTCTACAGGAAGatataaaagtattattatgCGATTCACTGGTGTTTCTTTTTCTCATAGTACATCTCCTATAAAAGGTTTGTATCATCACAGCAATTCAGACCTTGATGACTGCAGCTCTGAGCCGTTGAATTATGCTATAATCAAAGCATTCTTGCAACTTATTTAGCCAGCACAGCCGGCGTTTGCCCATGCTGAGCTTTCCACAAATCTTTTCCTGGAGTATCAACTGGAGAAATGTGTATTTCTATCCTGTATCATCAATGTCAGGAACTATATGACCTAGATACTAaagctttctttttttatgGCGTAATGGTTCAATACTTCGGCTTGAGTAATTTTATCGATCCCGTATAAATACGCCACATTCTAGAGTAGCACCACATTTCAAGACTTGTAGCTAATCCATGTGGTTTTAGGAAAAAACGTAGCAGCGCAACATTCTCATCCTAAGTTCATTGCAATACATCGACCCGcacctaaatttttaattttcataaatgttGATTTGGCAATCTCTATCGTCGTTCTTATTTCTCTTGTTTGGTCAGCCAATTGTTCTAACCAAGTTCCTTGATACTTATATGTCAGCACATTCTCTATCCAGTTTTTGCCACCGTCAGTTTTACAAGGTTCATATCTTGTTGGTAGTTTTCAactattattaactttattttctcTATGTTAATTCTTGGTCCGTGttcattatattaattatttttctattagaTGTTATGTATCTTTAAGATAACTTGTTAACAATATGGTGTCACCAGCATACCTCATATTCCCATATCAGCTAGTGTATACCTTGAAATAGCTTCGCTTTAGAGGTTAACTACCAGCGGTGATGAGATACAACTTCGTTTCCCACGACGAGTCCGATTATAGATTTCCAATTTTTCTGACGTCGTTAGAATTTTTTTGTCGTCAGGGCAATTTTTTTGTGCAACGAGCAGTTGATGTAACTCATTATGTTTCACCTTCTAAAAGTCTTCTCAAAATCAAGATAACCTATTGGTTTATATCGATACAGCGTTGGAAAGTCCTTTGCAGACTCCAAATTGTGTAGTATTTAAATCTTCCACGagtattctataattttttttgtgaatgtttattttcaagaaaaacatAAGAAATTTGGTATATCTTGGTATATTGAATTAATTGAACCTTTCATatgcctatttaaaatttccaaaccagtatttttagcatttactttttttttagcattttacaTTTAATAGCACGTTATTGGGTACAACCACTTTCCCAACAAGTCACAAAAattaatgcatttaaaaattgtcaacaAAAATAGCACAGATGGCTTTGATTTATTCAATAACGGCTTCGTAATGACATGcctgcctattttttttaaacattttgacaACATATAAcacaattttaacaaattttatcatattttgtCACGTCATATTACTTTGTGTGAATacgaaaacaaatttttcactgcagcattttttacaatatcttAATACTATATGTCTTATCTAACATTTATCTAACATTACGTAGGTACACACAAACGCTAAACAAAGGGGAAAAACTGTCGTCAATACAAAACTAAATACATAGTAAAGTGAAGacaaattattaggtttttcaattatactaatataaaactttttaaatatattgttcgaaattattaaatgcattattaaattattaaattgcatATTATTAAATGCAACTCTCTGGCTCTGTGAACTACGTTTGGTGCAACCATTTCTAATATTCCTGGAGTTATGCTTTAAAAAGCTTTCGCTGTAAAATTACAGCGCCGTAATAAGCACCGTCTTGCTGAAAATGAAGAAGTCCTAAATATTGTTCAATTTCATCTCTTAAATACTGCAAATATCGTGCACCAGTTAAAGCGCCATGAAAAAAAATCGGTCCGATGATGCGTTTTGATAactcctgcccaaacattcattCCGAACCGTTCTTGAAGCTGAAGAAGATTAAAAACTCACATAgcttttaatcttctcccgaagatgctaataGTTTactgtttaatagttttttgctACTAATTTCAATAGTGTTTGTTCCCAATAGcgtactatttaaaaaacaatgtatgccttaattttggcatttacttcaTATTAAAAacggcgtgtaaaagattttaGCCATAAAATGCACTGAAATTTCTCGTTCGCTATTTTTTCGTGATTACTTGATCAAAAACGCATTCATGATACtcttttagaattaaaaaaaaaataatttctatgagtttaaaataaaaagtagcaaatgcagGATCTTAGAATATTTTTTGCAATCGAAATAcgtagtaatatttttaataagaaagttttatatttatatttaaaataagaaagttagtgtcacgtCCGGTTAAATCGGTTAACATTTCATTTATCTTTATCTTGAAGAATAAAATAGTTACTAAGTGTTCCCTCTTTTCTTGTGTAATTCGGTATTTATAGAAACCTAACTTGttgaatttatattctatttaaatattgttttaggttttttgaaGCTATTGTATATACCGAAAAAAGATTTATCCTACCCTAAAATGTTGTCAGCTTAGAATTTATGGAATTAAATAGACAAAGTTCTATGTTAAGGATACAATGTTAGGTTTCgtgtagtttaaaaaaaaatcagcttaAACAGAACCCCCAACACTCTTCTGTTGTAGGGCGTCTGAAGAGCTATTTAGGACAACTTCGAAACTTCGTATTTTCTCattattatcataataataataatattaataattattattattattgcttcTTGTAATTATGATGAATTAAAGATATTACAagtagtttaataaataattcagtatatttgttttaccCAAATTTCTATTCTGGGTGGGCCAGAATAAACGGAAAACTCTATAATcatctttactttttaagaaaaacaaatgaaatttggtataaagGATTAACTTGCCTAAATAAAAGCGCATCattatttttcgtaaaatataatattgtacaAACAATGATAACATTGTTGatggtaaaaatattgtaacgatatttgAAATGCCGAGAATACTAGCCTAATTTCCCTTCATTTTGAAACACGTTCGTGGCACACCGCACGTCTCTGAAAGGTgtgcgaatcttccggaatcatggtcagcCACGTATAGGAAGCGGatatcaatccgcttatcactgaatccattgaaaaccaaatcgatgataatggaaaccctatacttgatgaggttgaaatatatttccagcaagacggctcTCCTTCTTACCATGTttttcccgttcggcaatggctagacgacgagtttccagataaatggatagggcgaagggggctaTAAAATGGCCTGCTacatctcctgatataacgccgttggacttttttctatggggtcatttgaaatctattgtgtttactccccaacctgaaagtttgaaTAAACTTCGTCAATGCATCATcaacagctgccatgatattccacaacatgtttttgaaaatgtccttCAGGAATTTGAATGAACATCGcttatatcattgtttggccaaaaacgggcaacatttgaaacacttattgaaatagaaactgatattttcatgtttttgttttctatctgaataaattaagataaacaaagatttttctaattttctcgaaaacgaatcgaccgatttaaaaaaatcaaacgtcaaaataaaatacttcgaAAGACCtattaaacaagctattactcgatatcccttgacatttaaaatttgtaaggggatgaccctggggggcagagggtgaattttaggttagaaagttgttccccttgacaaaccttttgacgtttttcggctttttttttttaaacagtggttttcgataaatccgtggagggaagtttttaaatgaacaccctatatattatactagaataaaatattactaataaacttatttctctatattaattaaacaattcatgtataaaaactaaatgaatgcgtttttaaaaaaataaactgatgTTTCTAACTTTCAGGGATCCAAGAATACCCCAAGGAATTAAAGAAGATGCTGGACACAAATACCTTATCAGTGTTTAcgaaaatcttaattttaataaagaataaactatAATATATTGTCGAAACAATTGCTTAGTCATTAAGAAGTAATTGAATATACTTATTCAGCCGAACTGTGCCAATGCTCGAAAACCTGTTTTGGTTGTTTATAACCATAAGCAGTTAAACGACGGTTGTAAAAAGATGTATTAGTATTACTCGACTTAATCGAAATAAAACCGAATCTAATTCAGATCGCCGCGATgccgtttaaatttaaattaattgtggctGCATGTGAAAATAATGGTAttgctaaaaacaaaaagttaccaTGGAGCATACCGTaagtaattgtttttaatttgaattaatttatcaaCATCACAATTAGTTCAGAGACCGCTTATTTTCTTCGCATCACCGGCGAGGTcaaagataaaaacaaaaaaaacgtgGTGATCCTAGGCCGAAAAACTTTTGAGGACAGTCCTTGGAAACCGCATCCGCATTGTATCAATTTCGTCCTATCTAGGTCCAACTTGGACGTGTCACAGTATCCAGATACATATGCCTTTAAAAGCTTAGATGAGGCTATTAGTAAATTGAACGATGATGAATTTAAGAACAAATATGAGGATACCTGGGTTCTTGGAGGAAATGCTGTTTACAAGGTAATTTCTAAAATGTTCTCAGTAACCGAATCCAGAGACAATCTAAAGTCCTGCACCTCTTAATTATTAAGGTTATGTTAAAATACAAcacctagtttttttttattagtgaattgAATGTCTATTACTAGAACGGTAAAAATAACTTAACCTATTATCGATCATTGTCAACAAACTGCAGCTATCATTAGTAAAACAACGTAGAATGAATCCAGAAGtaattaatattatcaaaaaagtgaATAGGTATTTTAAgtctattttatttcaggaaagATTACTCCCTAACTCAATTAATTCAAGTTCATTACAGACGAGCAGTTAACAAAGTAACTCTTGAAAGCTCTTTAAATTACAAATTAGATTCTAAAGCTCTCCTATACATTGTAGCACTTGAGATCAAATCGTTTACACCATTCCGGGCTCTCTAAATAATACTACTATAACTTAGTACCAGTACAGTGACCAACCGATTTCTACaggctaaataaaaaaattatacgaggactaattttatttatactttgcACTCTACCAACTTCTTTATGTTGCCGAATATTACTTCAAATAATATTAAGCCTATTCGATAGCAATAGAATTCGAGATAACCCTTCTTAccacataataatttt of the Anthonomus grandis grandis chromosome 3, icAntGran1.3, whole genome shotgun sequence genome contains:
- the LOC126734449 gene encoding dihydrofolate reductase-like, which codes for MPNIKFNLIVSTCENNGMGINGDLPWRIPSETEYYLQITTECKEQSKKNAIILGRKSWEATPWKPHPNCINLILTRSDDLDLSGYPDTYTCKSLADAVQKLEEDEDLKKRVGDVWITGGSTVYKDALNSKHFYRLYHTRIFHPYECDTYFPTIPQHVKRVEDPRIPQGIKEDAGHKYLISVYENLNFNKE
- the LOC126734450 gene encoding dihydrofolate reductase-like; this encodes MPFKFKLIVAACENNGIAKNKKLPWSIPSETAYFLRITGEVKDKNKKNVVILGRKTFEDSPWKPHPHCINFVLSRSNLDVSQYPDTYAFKSLDEAISKLNDDEFKNKYEDTWVLGGNAVYKEIYGTEHFYRVYFTRVFHPYDCDTFFPNMPNTVKLVEDSRVPQGIVEDAGHKYMVHVYENINFKE